One window of Elaeis guineensis isolate ETL-2024a chromosome 11, EG11, whole genome shotgun sequence genomic DNA carries:
- the LOC105053692 gene encoding uncharacterized protein, with translation MEGQFGWGTLENGWRKGPWTAQEDEILIEHVNQHGEGRWNCVSKLTGLRRNGKSCRLRWVNYLRPDLKRGKITPHEENIILELHALWGNRWSTIARSLPGRTDNEIKNYWRTHFKKSKPLKNIEKARARFLKQQEEQQKSEEEQHQEEQQQEDMRGIMTQVEEATLAQDMQEMNYMCPLNYMLQGDGCFGGGGGGRSGSISDGSSEEEMWGSLWNLDDIHDDREGIRCGALTMQDQVLAFN, from the exons ATGGAGGGGCAATTTGGTTGGGGCACTTTAGAAAATGGTTGGAGGAAAGGTCCATGGACTGCCCAAGAAGATGAGATCCTCATTGAGCATGTGAACCAACATGGTGAAGGAAGATGGAACTGTGTCTCCAAGTTAACAG GACTTCGACGAAATGGCAAGAGTTGTAGGCTAAGGTGGGTGAACTACCTGAGGCCTGATCTCAAAAGAGGGAAAATTACTCctcatgaggagaatatcattctTGAGCTGCATGCTTTGTGGGGAAACAG GTGGTCCACCATTGCTCGGAGCCTTCCCGGGAGGACCGACAATGAGATCAAGAACTACTGGAGGACTCATTTCAAGAAGAGCAAGCCCTTGAAGAATATCGAGAAGGCGAGAGCTCGGTTTCTGAAACAGCAAGAAGAGCAACAGAAGAGTGAAGAGGAGCAACACCAAGAGGAGCAGCAGCAAGAGGATATGAGAGGGATCATGACCCAAGTAGAGGAAGCAACCCTTGCACAGGACATGCAGGAGATGAACTACATGTGCCCCCTAAACTATATGCTTCAAGGGGATGGTTGTTTTGGTGGTGGGGGTGGTGGTCGTAGTGGCTCTATAAGCGATGGTTCGAGCGAAGAAGAGATGTGGGGGAGCCTGTGGAATCTTGATGACATACATGATGATCGAGAGGGCATACGCTGTGGTGCTCTAACAATGCAAGATCAAGTGCTTGCTTTCAATTAA